A window from Salvia miltiorrhiza cultivar Shanhuang (shh) chromosome 2, IMPLAD_Smil_shh, whole genome shotgun sequence encodes these proteins:
- the LOC131011041 gene encoding protein VACUOLELESS GAMETOPHYTES has translation MRRKTSLKSQTSLPSSSPVEFPTSPQSAAGEGMTHYAHSKHPLVQVTLTELFTCGGCKEYGAGRRFACQQCDFQLHDFCAASPPVLNNHPLHGQHQLIFHAKPKSAKGGISWPRCDVCAKSSRGFAFRCRACSFQMHPCCAMLTTEVQYPAHPHMLRLLPAAGTANGAACGQCNKKRSGRMYRCTVCEYHLHAVCAKVFINGLEANGIPPPERPSALGTAARLASQVVIEFIGGLIEGLGEGMGEALVQNIARGRCVSRRRIQQP, from the exons atgaGAAGAAAAACATCCCTGAAATCTCAAACATCTCTCCCTTCCTCCTCCCCGGTGGAGTTCCCGACGTCGCCGCAGTCAGCTGCCGGAGAAGGGATGACGCATTACGCCCACTCGAAGCACCCATTGGTACAAGTCACTCTCACGGAGCTCTTCACCTGCGGCGGATGCAAGGAGTACGGGGCCGGCCGGAGATTCGCCTGCCAGCAGTGCGACTTCCAGCTGCACGACTTCTGCGCCGCCTCCCCCCCTGTGTTGAACAACCACCCTCTCCACGGCCAGCATCAGCTCATCTTCCATGCTAAACCTAAGTCGG CAAAAGGCGGGATCTCGTGGCCGAGGTGCGACGTCTGCGCCAAGTCCAGCAGAGGCTTCGCCTTCCGGTGCAGGGCTTGCAGTTTCCAGATGCACCCTTGCTGCGCCATGCTGACCACCGAGGTGCAATACCCGGCTCATCCGCACATGCTGAGGCTGCTGCCCGCGGCGGGCACGGCCAACGGGGCTGCCTGCGGGCAGTGCAACAAGAAGAGATCGGGCAGAATGTACCGCTGCACGGTGTGTGAATACCATCTTCATGCGGTGTGTGCCAAGGTTTTCATCAATGGCCTTGAAGCCAACGGCATACCCCCGCCCGAGAGGCCCAGCGCCCTCGGGACTGCAGCTCGTCTGGCGTCCCAGGTCGTCATAGAGTTCATCGGAGGCCTCATCGAAGGCCTCGGAGAAGGCATGGGAGAAGCCCTGGTTCAGAACATAGCAAGAGGTAGGTGTGTTAGCAGAAGAAGGATACAACAACCATGA